A genomic segment from Arcobacter acticola encodes:
- a CDS encoding thioredoxin family protein, whose protein sequence is MKKIILLMLISIASLFAYEELTVDNFDEKIKDKNVIIDFYAVWCPPCKILASNLEDFDVVKPDNVEIFKVNIDNQMVLAKKYGVSKLPTLVYFKNGKPVNDYVGVLSVEELTATSKENFK, encoded by the coding sequence ATGAAAAAAATAATTCTGCTAATGCTTATTAGCATAGCTTCTCTTTTTGCATACGAAGAGTTAACAGTTGATAATTTTGATGAAAAAATAAAAGATAAAAATGTTATTATTGATTTTTATGCAGTTTGGTGTCCACCTTGTAAAATACTTGCATCAAATTTAGAAGATTTTGATGTTGTTAAACCAGATAATGTAGAAATTTTTAAAGTAAATATTGATAATCAAATGGTACTTGCAAAAAAATATGGAGTTTCAAAACTTCCTACTTTAGTCTATTTTAAAAATGGAAAACCAGTGAATGATTATGTTGGAGTATTAAGTGTTGAAGAATTAACGGCAACATCAAAAGAAAATTTTAAATAA
- a CDS encoding response regulator transcription factor yields MKILLLEDNKRLSNLIIEALEEKNYKVDWFEDGKLALQSIHNGYDCFILDINVPGIDGLSLLKELRVMDETTPAIIISANVELETIKDAYVKGCDEYIKKPFYIYELETRIDKLCKKVSKDINLPNGYTYNLDLEKLLDDKKEEIKLAKKEILVFNLFAKNLEKIITFEQIEQYVWEGDLTTNDNIRALIKRLRKKLPEDTILSQGGMGYILNIVRKFN; encoded by the coding sequence ATGAAGATATTATTATTAGAAGATAACAAACGACTTTCAAATTTGATTATAGAAGCTTTAGAAGAAAAAAACTATAAGGTTGATTGGTTTGAAGATGGAAAACTTGCATTACAATCTATTCATAATGGATATGATTGTTTTATTTTGGATATAAATGTTCCAGGAATTGATGGTTTGAGTTTATTAAAAGAATTAAGAGTTATGGATGAAACAACGCCTGCTATTATAATAAGTGCAAATGTGGAATTAGAAACTATAAAAGATGCTTATGTAAAAGGTTGTGATGAGTATATAAAAAAACCTTTTTATATTTATGAACTTGAAACTAGAATTGATAAGCTTTGTAAAAAAGTTTCAAAAGATATAAATCTACCAAATGGATATACCTATAATTTAGATTTAGAAAAACTTTTAGATGATAAAAAAGAGGAAATCAAACTTGCAAAAAAAGAGATACTAGTATTTAATTTGTTTGCAAAAAATTTAGAAAAAATTATCACTTTTGAACAAATAGAACAGTATGTTTGGGAAGGTGATTTAACCACAAATGATAATATAAGAGCACTAATCAAAAGGCTTAGAAAAAAACTTCCAGAAGATACAATACTTTCTCAAGGTGGAATGGGATATATCTTAAACATAGTTAGAAAATTTAATTAA
- a CDS encoding MarC family protein: MEIFISTFLKMFFIMTPFFVLSVFLTVTHDATSKERKALAIKVTTSVIVMSLVLLFFGKHIFEIFGITLDAFRIGAGALLFLTAVELVRGNKDTAKVGDKDILQLAVVPLAIPVTIGPGTIGILLVMGATFENTSSMLMGSLALVCAVLVIGVMLYTSSVFERLMGKQGLLVISKITGLFLAALSAQIVFTGIKGFLEL, translated from the coding sequence ATGGAAATTTTTATTTCAACATTTTTAAAAATGTTTTTTATTATGACACCATTTTTTGTGTTGTCAGTTTTTTTAACGGTTACTCACGATGCAACATCAAAAGAAAGAAAAGCATTAGCTATCAAAGTTACCACTTCTGTTATTGTTATGAGTTTAGTATTATTGTTTTTTGGAAAACATATTTTTGAAATTTTTGGTATTACACTTGATGCTTTTAGAATTGGTGCTGGAGCATTACTATTTTTAACAGCAGTTGAATTAGTTCGAGGAAATAAAGATACTGCAAAAGTAGGGGATAAAGATATCTTACAATTAGCAGTTGTTCCCCTTGCTATTCCTGTGACTATTGGCCCTGGAACTATAGGTATTTTACTTGTAATGGGTGCCACTTTTGAAAATACTTCTTCTATGTTAATGGGAAGTTTAGCTTTAGTTTGTGCCGTTTTAGTTATAGGAGTTATGCTTTATACTTCAAGTGTTTTTGAAAGATTAATGGGAAAGCAAGGTCTTTTGGTTATTTCAAAAATAACAGGACTTTTTTTAGCTGCCCTTTCTGCTCAAATTGTATTTACTGGAATTAAAGGCTTTTTAGAATTATGA
- the dsbD gene encoding protein-disulfide reductase DsbD: MKKLLLLLLAFVYSFSLEFKQDFLEPEDAFKTSFTKNEDSLNFKLDLGDSIYLYDDKLQVFITKPQSINITEDVNIVEPVTYEEFIVHFTNQSIDIPFALLKSKVDSNEFEVEVKFQGCSKAGLCYAPMSEKYTLTLDGIVTKETKAVESKTVEVVEENKQSTVSQDTNLNETDTIANSLKDGNILLILATFFGFGLLLSLTPCVFPMIPILSSIIVGASQKEKMTASKGFFLSLVYVLSMSVAYTIAGIIAGVFGANLQVALQNPYVLVVFAFIFVALAFSMFGYFEIRLPESIQTKLNKTTDGKEKQGVAGIAIMGFLSALIVGPCVAPPLAGALVYIGQTGDALLGGMALFVMSLGMGVPLLLIGLGAGRFMPKPGGWMEGITRIFGIVMLGVAIWLLDRVLDATLLMYLWALLLIGTAIYLKIYKNILAQTLTVVIFVLGVSLLVGAISGSTNPLKPFEKFTSSKAVQVSNEKLIFTKIKNIEELNLAIANSSKPVMLDFWASWCVACKELEEITFKDEAVIAKLQGFTLLKADVTANNEDDKALQKLYGIVGPPGLIFWDKDKKEVTSSKIVGYKNPTDFLQIVNKNF, encoded by the coding sequence ATGAAAAAATTACTATTACTTCTACTAGCTTTTGTTTACTCATTTTCTTTGGAGTTCAAACAAGATTTTTTAGAACCAGAAGATGCTTTTAAAACAAGTTTTACAAAAAATGAAGATAGTCTAAACTTTAAATTAGATTTAGGCGATAGTATATACTTGTACGATGATAAGTTACAAGTATTTATTACAAAGCCACAAAGTATTAATATTACTGAAGATGTTAATATTGTTGAGCCAGTAACTTATGAAGAGTTTATTGTTCATTTTACTAACCAAAGTATAGATATTCCTTTTGCATTATTAAAATCAAAAGTTGATTCAAATGAATTTGAAGTTGAAGTTAAATTTCAAGGTTGTTCAAAAGCAGGTCTTTGTTATGCTCCAATGAGTGAGAAATACACTTTAACTCTTGATGGAATTGTTACAAAAGAGACAAAAGCAGTAGAATCAAAAACTGTAGAAGTAGTAGAAGAAAATAAACAATCTACTGTATCACAAGATACAAATTTAAATGAAACAGATACTATTGCAAATAGTTTAAAAGATGGAAATATCTTATTAATACTTGCAACTTTCTTTGGATTTGGATTATTGCTTTCTTTAACACCTTGTGTATTCCCTATGATTCCTATTTTATCTTCGATTATTGTAGGGGCTTCTCAAAAAGAAAAAATGACAGCTAGTAAAGGATTTTTTCTTTCATTAGTTTATGTTTTATCTATGAGTGTTGCTTATACAATTGCAGGAATTATTGCAGGTGTGTTTGGTGCAAACTTACAAGTTGCCCTTCAAAACCCTTATGTTTTAGTTGTATTTGCTTTTATATTTGTGGCCCTTGCTTTTTCTATGTTTGGATATTTTGAAATTAGACTTCCTGAGTCAATTCAGACAAAATTAAATAAAACAACAGATGGAAAAGAAAAACAAGGAGTTGCAGGAATTGCTATTATGGGATTCTTATCAGCTTTAATAGTTGGACCTTGCGTTGCTCCTCCACTTGCCGGTGCTTTAGTTTATATTGGTCAAACAGGTGATGCACTTCTTGGTGGAATGGCTTTATTTGTAATGAGTTTAGGAATGGGAGTTCCATTATTACTAATAGGACTTGGAGCTGGAAGATTTATGCCAAAACCAGGTGGTTGGATGGAAGGAATCACTAGAATCTTTGGAATTGTGATGTTAGGTGTTGCTATTTGGTTATTAGATAGAGTTTTAGATGCTACATTACTTATGTATTTATGGGCATTATTATTAATAGGAACTGCAATTTATTTAAAAATTTATAAGAATATTTTAGCTCAAACTTTAACAGTTGTTATCTTTGTTTTAGGAGTTAGTTTATTAGTTGGAGCAATTAGTGGGAGTACAAATCCGCTTAAGCCGTTTGAGAAATTTACTTCTTCAAAAGCTGTTCAAGTAAGTAATGAAAAATTAATTTTTACAAAAATAAAAAATATAGAAGAATTAAATCTCGCTATTGCAAACTCAAGTAAACCCGTTATGTTAGATTTTTGGGCTTCATGGTGTGTAGCTTGTAAAGAACTTGAAGAGATTACATTTAAAGATGAAGCAGTAATTGCTAAACTTCAAGGATTTACTCTTTTAAAAGCAGATGTAACGGCTAATAATGAAGATGACAAAGCTTTACAAAAACTATATGGTATTGTTGGACCTCCTGGCTTAATATTTTGGGATAAAGATAAAAAAGAAGTTACTTCTTCAAAAATTGTTGGATATAAAAATCCTACAGATTTCTTACAAATAGTAAACAAAAATTTTTAA
- a CDS encoding sulfite exporter TauE/SafE family protein has protein sequence MDLNTDFLLIISLIIFISSLVHGSIGFGFPMIATPLLAMITDMKTAILYIAIPTLLINLISIYSEGNFLQAVKKFYPLALMGMIGSAIGTQILIYSSTDFFKLLLAISIFLYLFIQKFKIQMQWIEKKRRLSVVVFGLVAGFIGGLTNVMASILIIYSLESKHTKKEIIQSTNLCFLFGKIIQIILFTMHGSFNEELLSISFFSLFIVMTGMFVGLKVKNKIPQEIYRKVIKVVLFLIASFLVYQTI, from the coding sequence ATGGATTTAAATACTGATTTTTTATTAATCATTTCACTTATAATTTTTATCTCTTCTTTAGTTCATGGAAGTATAGGTTTTGGTTTTCCTATGATTGCAACTCCACTTCTTGCCATGATAACTGATATGAAAACGGCTATTTTATATATAGCTATTCCCACGCTTTTGATTAATCTAATTAGTATTTATAGTGAAGGAAACTTTTTGCAAGCTGTGAAAAAGTTCTATCCTTTGGCATTAATGGGAATGATAGGAAGTGCAATAGGTACTCAAATACTTATTTACAGCAGTACAGATTTTTTTAAACTTTTACTTGCAATTTCAATATTTTTATATCTTTTTATTCAAAAGTTTAAAATACAAATGCAGTGGATAGAAAAGAAAAGAAGATTGTCTGTAGTTGTATTTGGATTAGTTGCAGGTTTTATTGGTGGATTAACAAATGTAATGGCATCAATTTTGATTATTTATTCTCTTGAGTCTAAGCATACAAAAAAAGAGATTATTCAATCAACAAACTTGTGTTTCTTATTTGGAAAAATTATTCAAATAATACTTTTTACGATGCATGGCTCATTTAATGAAGAGTTATTAAGTATTTCTTTTTTTAGTTTATTTATAGTTATGACTGGTATGTTTGTGGGATTGAAGGTTAAAAATAAGATTCCCCAAGAAATTTATAGGAAAGTAATAAAAGTTGTTCTATTTTTAATTGCGTCTTTTTTAGTATATCAAACTATTTAA
- a CDS encoding DASS family sodium-coupled anion symporter — protein sequence MSSQTIKLILPVAVLLIFWFIPAPEGLSANAWHFMAIFFAVVVGLIVEPVPAALVGFTGVSLVAALGLIGNSKESITWALSGFSNSVIWLIFAAFMFALGYKKTGLGKRVSLVMIKYMGKSSLGLGYAVAFSDLVLSPFMPSNTARSAGTIYPVASNIPLIFDSTPEHEPRKLGAYISWVAIATTCVTSSMFLTALAPNLLAVDLINKGTGHMISWGAWASIMLPLMIPLFLLTPWLVYVVYPPTQKTSPEAPAWAAEELKKLGGITSKELLMAGLAVVALALWIFSKNFGIDSTTTAISIVSIMVLANVITWDDVISNKAAFNVLIWFASLVAMAAGLKKVGVLDWIGSSTEVYLSGMSPTMLILSMLFLFFVLHYFFASTTAHTTALMPIFLAIAVKLMTPEQLIPFSILLAGSLGVMGIITPYATGPSPIWYGAGYISQGRWWALGAIFGALYLAAIIIGALIFI from the coding sequence ATGTCAAGTCAAACAATTAAATTGATTCTTCCTGTTGCTGTTTTACTAATTTTCTGGTTTATACCAGCACCGGAAGGTTTAAGTGCTAATGCATGGCACTTTATGGCAATATTTTTTGCCGTTGTTGTGGGTCTTATTGTTGAACCCGTTCCTGCTGCTTTAGTTGGGTTTACTGGAGTTTCGCTTGTTGCTGCTTTAGGATTAATAGGAAATTCAAAAGAGAGTATCACATGGGCATTATCTGGATTTTCAAATAGTGTTATTTGGTTAATTTTTGCAGCATTTATGTTCGCACTTGGTTACAAAAAAACAGGTCTTGGAAAAAGAGTTTCATTGGTTATGATTAAATATATGGGTAAAAGCTCACTTGGTCTTGGTTATGCAGTTGCCTTTTCAGATTTAGTTTTATCTCCATTTATGCCATCAAACACAGCTAGAAGTGCAGGAACTATCTATCCAGTTGCTTCAAATATACCTTTGATTTTTGACTCAACACCTGAGCATGAGCCAAGAAAACTTGGAGCTTATATTTCATGGGTTGCGATTGCAACTACTTGTGTTACAAGTTCTATGTTCCTAACAGCACTTGCACCAAACTTACTTGCAGTTGATTTAATTAATAAAGGTACAGGACATATGATTTCATGGGGAGCATGGGCTTCTATTATGTTACCACTTATGATTCCATTGTTTTTATTAACTCCATGGTTAGTTTATGTTGTATATCCACCAACTCAAAAAACTTCTCCTGAAGCTCCAGCTTGGGCTGCTGAAGAGTTAAAAAAATTAGGTGGAATTACTTCAAAAGAACTTCTAATGGCAGGATTAGCAGTTGTTGCACTTGCACTTTGGATTTTTAGTAAAAACTTTGGAATTGATTCTACAACTACTGCTATTTCAATAGTTTCAATTATGGTTTTAGCAAATGTAATTACTTGGGATGATGTTATTTCAAATAAAGCAGCATTCAATGTTCTTATTTGGTTTGCTTCACTTGTTGCAATGGCAGCAGGACTTAAAAAAGTTGGGGTTTTAGATTGGATTGGAAGTAGTACAGAAGTATATCTATCAGGAATGAGTCCTACTATGCTTATACTTTCTATGCTGTTTTTATTCTTTGTACTTCACTATTTCTTTGCAAGTACAACAGCACATACAACTGCATTAATGCCAATATTCTTAGCAATTGCAGTAAAATTAATGACTCCAGAACAATTAATACCTTTTAGTATTTTACTTGCAGGTAGCCTTGGGGTTATGGGAATTATCACTCCATATGCAACTGGACCTTCACCTATTTGGTATGGAGCAGGATACATTTCTCAAGGAAGATGGTGGGCACTAGGTGCTATCTTTGGAGCTTTATATTTAGCAGCTATTATCATAGGCGCTTTAATATTTATTTAA
- a CDS encoding sensor histidine kinase, whose protein sequence is MKFLILFFLTITTIFANSSKEILLLHSYNNGLKWTDGITQGIKEILDKYPEFELTIEYMDSKKIDSQEYFDILMNLYEKKFSNRKYSVVIAADNYAYEFVLKNHKKLFDESSVVFTGVENFDKDFIPLELKKYVTGVVEYKEIKENIELIKKTITDLNTLYIISDDTFSSLAIKEQILNDVKSFEKNIKIVFDNKIDIDTILNKVNSLPKNSAILFSSLYKDINEKYITSSQLRSFFNSSKYPIFALNKIHLGEGVIGGVMVNAKEQGNLAAKKTLEIMQGKDASLLPISIPTSKYYFDYEVLEKFNLNNSKIPMLSTILNEPKNFFEKNRQFIDGTFILLPLLFLLIIGLIVNITKRINLEIKLVEQNKLDNVLLNNIKSIIYWKSNDGIFLGCNEALCLLLDMKKEEIIGREIEEILPSLCNQMKDSDAFINELETTLTFKNISMEVLIRRKKYFNKKNQEAGIVTIINDMTDIKKLQNQRKKDEQFIIQRSKLSEIGEIMTSIAHQWKTPLIEISTIAQELLYKRNKKELSKEDSKEFVDEIMTQVQYMTKTIDDFRSFIKPSMSKSDFEIREAIEELLRIIEHNIKYNYIDVEVNFQENKKYIISGYPNEFKQAILSIINNARDSILKKREEEYFQGKITIDTFYENDHIHISIKDNGTGIKKENLEKIFEPFFTDKINGDGFGLYMVKLIIEDKMDGNIKAVEQENGANILIALSKNV, encoded by the coding sequence ATGAAATTTCTAATCCTCTTCTTTTTAACAATCACAACAATATTTGCAAACTCCTCAAAAGAAATTTTACTTTTGCATTCATATAATAATGGCTTAAAATGGACCGATGGAATAACCCAAGGTATTAAAGAAATTTTAGATAAATATCCAGAGTTTGAATTAACAATAGAATATATGGATAGTAAAAAAATAGATAGTCAAGAATATTTTGATATTTTAATGAATTTGTATGAAAAGAAATTCTCAAATAGAAAATATTCAGTTGTAATTGCTGCTGATAATTATGCCTATGAGTTTGTTCTAAAAAATCATAAAAAGTTATTTGATGAGTCATCTGTTGTATTTACTGGAGTTGAGAACTTCGATAAAGATTTTATTCCTTTAGAGTTAAAAAAATATGTGACAGGTGTTGTGGAATATAAAGAAATAAAAGAAAATATAGAATTGATTAAAAAAACAATTACAGACTTAAATACTTTGTATATTATCAGCGATGATACTTTTTCATCTTTAGCTATAAAAGAGCAAATTTTAAATGATGTAAAAAGTTTTGAAAAAAATATAAAAATTGTTTTTGATAATAAAATTGATATTGATACCATATTAAATAAAGTAAATTCACTACCTAAAAATAGTGCTATTTTATTTAGTTCTTTGTATAAAGATATAAATGAAAAATATATCACTTCTTCACAATTAAGAAGTTTTTTTAACTCATCCAAATACCCAATTTTTGCCCTTAATAAGATTCATTTAGGTGAAGGTGTAATTGGAGGAGTTATGGTAAATGCAAAAGAGCAAGGAAATCTTGCAGCTAAAAAAACTTTAGAGATTATGCAAGGTAAAGATGCTTCTTTACTGCCTATTAGTATTCCTACTTCTAAGTATTATTTTGATTATGAAGTATTAGAAAAGTTTAATCTAAATAATTCAAAAATACCTATGTTATCAACTATTCTTAATGAACCAAAAAATTTCTTTGAGAAAAATAGACAATTTATTGATGGCACCTTTATTTTATTACCATTATTATTTTTATTAATAATTGGATTGATTGTAAATATAACAAAAAGAATAAATCTAGAAATAAAACTAGTAGAACAAAATAAACTTGATAATGTTTTACTTAATAATATTAAAAGTATTATATATTGGAAATCAAATGATGGTATATTTTTAGGATGTAATGAAGCTTTATGTTTACTTCTAGATATGAAAAAAGAAGAAATTATAGGTAGAGAAATAGAAGAAATTCTTCCTTCTTTATGTAATCAAATGAAAGATAGTGATGCCTTTATAAATGAATTAGAAACAACATTAACTTTTAAAAATATTTCTATGGAAGTATTGATTAGAAGAAAAAAATATTTTAATAAAAAGAATCAAGAAGCAGGAATAGTAACTATAATAAATGATATGACAGATATTAAAAAACTACAAAATCAAAGAAAAAAAGATGAGCAGTTTATTATTCAAAGATCAAAACTATCAGAAATTGGTGAAATAATGACATCAATCGCCCACCAATGGAAAACGCCACTAATTGAGATTTCTACAATTGCTCAAGAGTTACTTTATAAACGAAATAAAAAAGAGTTATCAAAAGAAGATAGTAAAGAGTTTGTAGATGAAATAATGACACAAGTTCAGTATATGACAAAAACAATTGATGACTTTAGATCTTTTATAAAACCATCTATGTCTAAAAGTGATTTTGAAATAAGAGAAGCTATTGAAGAGTTACTAAGAATTATAGAGCATAATATTAAATATAACTATATTGATGTTGAAGTGAATTTTCAAGAAAATAAAAAATATATAATAAGTGGATATCCAAATGAATTTAAACAAGCAATTTTGAGTATTATAAATAATGCACGAGATAGTATTTTGAAAAAAAGAGAAGAAGAGTATTTTCAAGGGAAAATCACTATAGATACATTTTATGAGAATGACCATATTCATATAAGTATAAAAGACAATGGAACAGGAATAAAAAAAGAAAATTTAGAAAAAATATTTGAGCCTTTTTTTACAGATAAAATAAATGGTGATGGCTTTGGACTTTATATGGTGAAGTTAATAATTGAAGATAAAATGGATGGAAATATAAAAGCTGTAGAACAAGAAAATGGAGCTAATATTTTAATTGCTCTTAGTAAAAATGTGTAA
- a CDS encoding bifunctional adenosylcobinamide kinase/adenosylcobinamide-phosphate guanylyltransferase, which yields MIKVFYFGGQKSGKTNAGIKKALALSKDEKPYYVATYDNTYNDSSMIERINKHIIERKDDFITIEESHDLTKVIKANKTYLIDCVSMWILNNLEEKEELLKEQLRALFKIDANIIFILNDVSCGVIPLDKESRRFVDFSGILGQELAKLCDEVYEVKYSIEKKLK from the coding sequence ATGATAAAAGTATTTTATTTTGGTGGGCAAAAATCAGGCAAAACAAATGCTGGAATCAAAAAAGCATTAGCGTTATCAAAAGATGAAAAGCCATATTATGTGGCTACTTATGATAACACATATAATGACTCTTCAATGATTGAGCGAATTAATAAACATATTATTGAGAGAAAAGATGATTTTATAACTATTGAAGAATCACATGATTTAACAAAAGTAATAAAAGCAAATAAAACTTATTTGATAGATTGTGTTTCTATGTGGATCTTAAATAATCTAGAAGAAAAAGAAGAACTTTTAAAAGAGCAGTTAAGAGCGCTTTTTAAAATAGATGCAAATATAATATTTATTTTAAATGATGTTTCATGTGGTGTAATACCACTTGATAAAGAGTCAAGAAGATTTGTGGATTTTTCAGGAATTTTAGGGCAAGAGTTGGCAAAACTTTGTGATGAGGTTTATGAAGTAAAGTATTCAATTGAGAAAAAACTAAAATGA
- a CDS encoding GDSL-type esterase/lipase family protein codes for MKKILSGFLFALLLSGCNIKQPKQIEAWKIQNDPYYKHKKSQFQMLSQNTKYTTVMLGDSITDEGQWDELLDNPLVQNRGISGDTTDGVLERLDSINKSIKQVFIMIGVNDIMRGKEVDEVYSNYLKIIKFFQDRNIKVYIQSTLFIGERRAGNFNIKVEDLDKRLEKYAKENNITFINLNPIFAPNKVLKKEFTFDDLHLNGTAYKLWAQEIRKYF; via the coding sequence ATGAAAAAAATATTATCAGGATTTTTATTTGCACTTTTATTAAGTGGATGCAATATAAAACAGCCAAAACAGATAGAAGCATGGAAAATACAAAATGATCCATACTATAAACACAAAAAGAGTCAATTTCAAATGTTATCTCAAAATACAAAATACACAACAGTAATGTTAGGTGATTCAATCACAGACGAAGGACAATGGGATGAATTACTAGATAATCCACTTGTACAAAACAGAGGAATAAGTGGCGATACAACAGATGGTGTTTTAGAAAGACTTGATAGTATAAATAAAAGTATAAAACAAGTTTTTATAATGATTGGTGTAAATGATATTATGAGAGGAAAAGAAGTTGATGAGGTTTATTCTAACTATTTAAAAATCATAAAATTCTTTCAAGACAGAAATATCAAAGTATATATTCAATCAACACTATTTATAGGTGAAAGAAGGGCTGGAAATTTTAATATTAAAGTTGAAGATTTAGATAAAAGATTAGAAAAATATGCAAAAGAAAATAATATAACATTTATAAATCTAAATCCAATTTTTGCACCAAATAAAGTGTTGAAAAAAGAGTTTACCTTTGATGATTTACATTTAAATGGGACTGCTTATAAACTTTGGGCACAAGAGATTAGAAAATATTTTTAA
- a CDS encoding rhodanese-like domain-containing protein, whose protein sequence is MNNLVDLQAKTVEKMIDDNIAMIDVRRPDEWARTGVIKNAHLMTFFDEYGNHDVENWMKDFEKIVTSKDQTFVLICAHANRTRTIGNFLIEQGYKNTAHLFGGMAVWQQELRETIKY, encoded by the coding sequence ATGAATAATTTAGTAGATTTACAAGCTAAAACAGTTGAAAAAATGATTGATGATAATATAGCAATGATTGATGTAAGAAGACCTGATGAATGGGCACGCACTGGAGTTATTAAAAATGCTCATCTAATGACTTTTTTTGATGAATATGGAAACCATGATGTTGAAAATTGGATGAAAGATTTTGAAAAAATAGTGACTTCAAAAGATCAAACTTTTGTACTTATCTGCGCACATGCAAATAGAACAAGAACTATTGGAAATTTTTTAATAGAACAAGGATATAAAAATACAGCCCATTTATTTGGTGGAATGGCGGTATGGCAACAAGAACTAAGAGAGACTATTAAGTATTAA
- the cobT gene encoding nicotinate mononucleotide-dependent phosphoribosyltransferase CobT, with the protein MNFETILGKVDFLEFLRGKKATFLLSASVTKTCEIPNISQAGIPGFLHLTPILDAEFLCTKQVRSMPQIAQTPKGVPTPALITRAVHELNAFSNIEILNLGLETLPQISHFKIHDFNMKPSGRIDDGARIQALEIFQKAIEFGQSYKTNDDYVILAESIPAGTTTANATALALGYECEGYFSSSYKNNPSDIKNETIVNALKRVESKNDLFEKLGFLSDNMIIFNAGFILGSRANNLKVILAGGTQMAAVLLVVNSILRSMDGQIDSSNLALCTTKWINKDENSNIKALLEQLDFPINAYASDFDFSESSHPALKLYDEGEAKEGVGCGGALCYGAINGLTKEQVTKKVESFLV; encoded by the coding sequence ATGAACTTTGAAACAATTTTAGGGAAAGTGGATTTTTTAGAGTTTTTAAGGGGTAAAAAAGCTACATTTTTATTAAGTGCTAGTGTTACAAAAACTTGTGAAATTCCAAATATCTCACAAGCAGGGATTCCTGGCTTTTTACATTTGACTCCTATTTTAGATGCTGAATTTTTATGCACAAAACAAGTTCGTTCAATGCCACAAATAGCTCAAACTCCAAAGGGTGTACCAACACCTGCTTTAATTACAAGAGCAGTTCATGAACTAAATGCTTTTTCAAATATTGAGATTTTAAATCTTGGATTAGAAACATTACCTCAAATAAGTCATTTTAAAATACATGATTTTAATATGAAACCAAGTGGACGAATCGATGATGGTGCAAGAATTCAAGCCTTAGAGATTTTTCAAAAAGCAATAGAGTTTGGTCAATCTTATAAAACAAATGATGATTATGTAATATTAGCTGAATCAATACCAGCAGGAACTACAACGGCAAATGCAACTGCATTAGCTTTAGGTTATGAATGTGAAGGATATTTTTCAAGTTCATATAAAAATAATCCAAGTGATATAAAAAATGAAACAATAGTAAATGCTTTAAAAAGAGTAGAATCAAAAAATGATTTATTTGAGAAATTAGGCTTTCTAAGTGATAATATGATTATTTTTAATGCAGGATTTATACTAGGAAGTAGAGCAAATAATCTAAAAGTAATACTTGCAGGTGGTACACAAATGGCTGCTGTTTTACTTGTTGTAAATTCTATTTTAAGAAGTATGGATGGGCAGATAGATAGCTCAAACCTTGCACTTTGTACAACTAAATGGATAAATAAAGATGAAAATTCAAATATAAAAGCACTTTTAGAGCAACTGGATTTTCCTATAAATGCTTATGCAAGTGATTTTGACTTTTCAGAGTCTTCACATCCTGCACTCAAACTTTATGACGAAGGTGAAGCAAAAGAAGGAGTTGGTTGTGGTGGTGCTTTATGTTATGGTGCAATTAATGGCTTAACAAAAGAGCAAGTTACAAAAAAAGTTGAAAGCTTCTTAGTATAA